The Lycium barbarum isolate Lr01 chromosome 12, ASM1917538v2, whole genome shotgun sequence genome includes a region encoding these proteins:
- the LOC132624172 gene encoding uncharacterized protein LOC132624172, with the protein MDISRIQAYAKNLKDRKRQRRTERERDRGHGSTSPRFSDLRFDRSSYSRAGQSSKALGSQHRLESGQMRPPLLRCAKCSKLHAGQCRLGSDVCYVCGKPSHRTRQCSMRESGGMVQPTGSVAGSSSVAHLSGQGSQVPAGRGRQRSGASSLSGHEHRVYALAGR; encoded by the exons atggatatttcccgtatacaggcatatgcaaaGAATCTGAAAGATCGTAAGCGTCAGCGGCGGACAGAGCGTGAGCGTGAtcgaggccatg GGAGTACATCTCCGCGGTTTTCAGATCTgagatttgatcggtcttcttattccagaGCGGGTCAGAGTTCTAAAGCTTTGGGTTCTCAGCATAGActggagtcaggccagatgagaccccctTTGCTGCGGTGTGCCAAGTGTAGCAAGTTACACGCAGGTCAGTGTCGGCTGggatcagatgtttgttatgtttgtggtAAGCCAAGTCACAGGACGCGGCAGTGTTCGATGAGAGAGAGTGGGGGTATGGTTCAACCCACAGGGtctgtagctggttcttcttctgtagCACACCTTTCAGGGCAAGGTTCTCAGGTACCGGCAGGGCGTGGTAGACagaggagtggagcatctagcttGAGTGGACATGAACACCGCGTCTATGCACTAGCCGGTAGATAG